In Microbacterium cremeum, a genomic segment contains:
- a CDS encoding DUF2017 family protein, translating to MSARIVVLELSRIEAAHLARLVVQFGELLQDSIGDDGDPAIARLVPAAYDDEEAAREFRRLTEADLLDRRRDDAERVLETLGDSASLPEDLDDPALLEQVHIRLDPLSAQAWLRTLAAIRLVLASRLGIEVAEDHDPDDPHFGIYDWLGYRLDGLVAAVDVD from the coding sequence ATGAGCGCGCGCATCGTGGTGCTCGAACTCTCGCGCATCGAGGCCGCGCACCTGGCGCGCCTCGTCGTCCAGTTCGGCGAGCTCCTGCAGGACTCGATCGGCGACGACGGCGATCCGGCCATCGCGCGGCTCGTGCCCGCCGCCTACGACGACGAGGAGGCGGCACGCGAGTTCCGACGGCTCACCGAGGCGGATCTCCTCGACCGGCGGCGCGACGACGCCGAGCGCGTGCTCGAAACGCTCGGCGACTCAGCGTCCCTTCCCGAGGATCTCGACGACCCCGCGCTGCTGGAACAGGTGCACATCCGGCTCGATCCGCTGAGTGCGCAAGCCTGGCTGCGGACGCTCGCCGCGATCCGCCTGGTCCTCGCGAGCCGCCTCGGCATCGAGGTCGCCGAGGATCACGACCCCGACGATCCCCACTTCGGCATCTACGACTGGCTCGGATACCGGCTCGACGGTCTCGTCGCCGCCGTCGACGTCGACTGA
- the clpS gene encoding ATP-dependent Clp protease adapter ClpS, protein MTPITTPAVDERTDLDGRTDPARPWQTVVWDDPVNLMSYVTHVFREYFGFPRAEAERLMLAVHNEGHAVVAEGPREKMEMHAQAMHDYGLWATVRQAPR, encoded by the coding sequence AGCGGACCGATCTCGACGGAAGGACCGACCCCGCGCGCCCCTGGCAGACCGTCGTATGGGACGACCCGGTGAACCTCATGAGCTATGTGACGCACGTATTCCGCGAGTACTTCGGGTTCCCCCGCGCCGAAGCGGAGCGCCTGATGCTCGCCGTCCACAACGAGGGCCACGCCGTCGTCGCCGAAGGACCCCGCGAGAAGATGGAGATGCACGCGCAGGCCATGCACGACTACGGCTTGTGGGCCACGGTTCGGCAGGCTCCCCGATGA